From Candidatus Methylopumilus planktonicus, a single genomic window includes:
- a CDS encoding ATP-binding protein translates to MKFIPNTLLARFLILIATVLIIAQVVSIRIFDYFERGPRAEAIAQEIETVINFTRASLISSREDKRLALISELSSKGEIRIYPAYYFEDIEPLPPDPFLKVVAGKIKERLGENTIVITNHYGVPGLWVSFSIDQDEFWAVIPTPGDRAFPWHWIGWGIIVAGLSIIGAYATATRINRPLNLLIQATEKLKRGEIPEKLPLDSVTEFRTMSQTFNEMATSLGKVDQERKVLLAGVSHDIRTPLTRLRIAIEMLPKKIEGGLKKSMEEDILEIDNILNQFIDYVRGFNQEATVTTNLNDFFSHMKNQHQILNRHIVLVSNLKIPIFYDIKPISFRRLFDNLINNSFSYSSGEVVITIRKHKESISISVLDDGPGIPPDHIQRLLKPFERFDVISINKKQVANNREGCGLGLAIVDKITEAHNGKLVISNRAKKGLEVKIILPLISES, encoded by the coding sequence TTGAAATTCATTCCAAATACACTTCTCGCTAGATTTCTTATTCTTATCGCAACAGTGCTTATCATTGCGCAGGTTGTGTCAATTCGAATATTTGACTATTTTGAAAGAGGCCCCAGAGCTGAAGCAATCGCTCAGGAGATTGAAACAGTTATTAACTTCACAAGGGCCTCTCTGATATCTTCAAGAGAAGATAAGAGACTTGCGCTCATATCCGAGTTATCGTCTAAGGGCGAGATAAGGATTTACCCAGCCTATTATTTTGAAGATATTGAACCCTTACCCCCAGATCCTTTTTTAAAAGTAGTTGCAGGTAAAATTAAAGAAAGGCTTGGTGAAAATACTATCGTGATTACTAATCACTATGGTGTCCCAGGTCTTTGGGTCAGTTTCTCTATTGATCAAGATGAATTTTGGGCGGTAATTCCTACCCCAGGTGACAGAGCGTTCCCATGGCATTGGATCGGCTGGGGCATTATTGTTGCAGGACTTTCAATTATCGGAGCCTATGCAACCGCAACAAGAATAAATCGCCCACTTAATCTTTTAATTCAGGCCACTGAAAAACTTAAGAGGGGTGAAATACCCGAAAAACTTCCTTTGGATAGCGTGACTGAATTCCGCACTATGAGCCAAACCTTTAATGAAATGGCTACGAGTTTGGGTAAGGTAGATCAAGAGAGAAAAGTTCTTTTAGCAGGTGTGTCTCATGACATAAGGACCCCCCTTACGAGGCTCAGGATTGCTATTGAAATGTTGCCTAAAAAAATTGAGGGTGGGCTTAAAAAAAGCATGGAAGAGGATATCTTAGAGATAGATAATATTCTTAATCAATTTATAGATTATGTTCGAGGTTTTAATCAAGAGGCAACAGTTACAACCAATCTCAATGATTTTTTTAGTCATATGAAAAATCAACATCAAATACTTAACCGTCATATTGTTCTTGTGAGTAATTTAAAAATACCAATCTTCTATGACATAAAACCAATCTCATTTAGAAGGTTATTTGATAATCTTATTAATAACTCTTTTTCCTACTCCTCGGGTGAAGTAGTAATCACTATTAGAAAACATAAAGAAAGTATCTCAATTTCTGTTCTCGATGATGGCCCAGGTATTCCGCCAGATCATATCCAAAGACTTCTAAAACCCTTTGAAAGATTTGATGTGATATCAATAAATAAAAAACAAGTAGCTAATAATCGAGAGGGTTGTGGGCTTGGATTAGCAATCGTTGACAAAATTACTGAAGCTCATAATGGTAAATTAGTAATCTCAAATCGAGCTAAAAAAGGTTTAGAAGTGAAAATCATACTGCCTTTAATTAGTGAAAGCTAA
- the miaB gene encoding tRNA (N6-isopentenyl adenosine(37)-C2)-methylthiotransferase MiaB — MLKKVFIKTFGCQMNEYDSSKMQDILNQAHASSKTENPEEADLIILNTCSVREKAEEKIYSHLGEYEALKKINPNLLIAIGGCVGSQEGENILKRAPFVDLIFGPQTLHRLPDLVRKRRSAGLSQVDISFPEIEKFDYLPPPSFTGASAMVSIIEGCSKYCSFCVVPYTRGEEISRPFEDVLAEVVHLASLGAKEITLLGQNVNAYRSLTKNGTPADLALLIEYISEIDEIKRIKFTTSHPNEMNDSLLECFGRFPKLATHLHLPIQSGSDRILSAMKRNYTALEYKNIVRKLKKNCPQISISSDFIIGFPNETDADFELTKKIMEEVQFDFSFSFLYSPRPGTPASYIHDEIPHEIKLKRLNELQLINEAQGKAISHLMLGTKQRILIDGQSWKNPAEMAGKTDNNRVVDIKTDKSFINQFVDVIITEVTSKRLRGDII; from the coding sequence ATGCTTAAAAAAGTTTTTATTAAAACATTCGGCTGTCAAATGAATGAGTATGACTCATCAAAAATGCAAGATATATTAAATCAGGCCCACGCAAGCTCTAAAACTGAAAATCCCGAAGAAGCAGATCTTATTATTTTAAATACATGTTCCGTAAGAGAAAAGGCTGAAGAAAAAATATACAGCCATCTTGGCGAGTATGAAGCCCTTAAGAAAATTAATCCCAACCTACTAATTGCAATTGGTGGTTGCGTTGGAAGCCAGGAAGGAGAAAATATTCTTAAGCGAGCCCCTTTTGTGGATCTTATTTTTGGCCCACAAACGCTTCATCGATTACCAGATTTAGTAAGAAAAAGAAGATCGGCTGGCTTGTCACAAGTTGATATTTCTTTCCCTGAAATAGAAAAGTTTGATTATTTGCCTCCCCCTAGTTTTACCGGTGCTTCAGCCATGGTTTCAATTATTGAAGGCTGCAGCAAATATTGTTCGTTCTGTGTCGTCCCTTACACGAGAGGAGAAGAAATCTCGAGGCCGTTTGAGGATGTATTAGCCGAAGTTGTTCATCTAGCCTCCTTGGGCGCAAAAGAAATAACTTTGCTAGGACAAAATGTGAATGCCTATCGATCGCTAACTAAGAATGGAACGCCTGCTGATCTGGCTTTACTTATAGAATATATATCTGAGATTGATGAAATTAAACGTATTAAATTCACAACAAGCCATCCTAATGAAATGAATGACAGCCTTCTTGAATGTTTTGGAAGGTTTCCAAAACTTGCAACTCACCTTCATTTACCAATTCAATCTGGCTCAGATCGCATATTGTCAGCCATGAAAAGAAATTACACGGCGTTGGAGTATAAAAATATTGTAAGAAAGTTAAAAAAGAATTGTCCTCAAATCTCAATAAGCTCTGATTTTATTATCGGATTCCCCAATGAAACAGACGCAGATTTTGAGCTGACAAAAAAAATTATGGAAGAAGTGCAATTTGACTTCAGTTTTAGTTTTTTATACAGTCCAAGACCTGGAACTCCAGCCTCATATATTCATGATGAAATTCCACATGAGATAAAATTAAAAAGATTGAATGAATTACAATTAATAAACGAAGCTCAAGGCAAGGCGATTAGCCACCTTATGTTAGGGACAAAGCAGCGCATTCTAATTGATGGTCAGTCATGGAAAAATCCAGCTGAAATGGCTGGTAAAACAGATAATAATAGAGTGGTTGACATTAAAACTGATAAATCATTTATTAATCAATTTGTAGATGTAATAATTACTGAGGTAACTTCGAAAAGACTTCGCGGAGATATTATTTAA
- the cysG gene encoding siroheme synthase CysG, translating into MKSFPIFINLIHKPVLVIGGGDVALRKIDMLLKADAKITVIASKLCTELKHYQKLKKIQVKIKSFEKNDITHSVLVVAATDNKKVNSLVSKTAQALNIPVNVVDEPALCSFTMGSIIDRSPLLITISSEGNAPVLAKFVREKIEALIPHNFSKLASIMGSMRDSIKGRYETTQSRRIFWENFIDHPLVRQFLNQTKKMSTQQLIALVKKNGIQKKQGEVFLVGGGPGDPDLLTFRALHLMQRSDVCVYDKLVSKDVLNLVRRDAELIYVGKERDRHTLPQDKINQLLVKLAKKGMRVLRLKGGDPFIFGRGGEEIEMLMEHKIPFQVVPGISAANGVSSYAGIPLTHRDYAQSCTFVTGHMKDERLTLEWDSLAKPNQTIVIYMGLLALSQICVELVKHGAPKDLPIAVVEQGTTSQQRVITGALSNIVQKVKREKLKSPSLIIIGNVVKLRKKLNWFN; encoded by the coding sequence ATGAAAAGTTTCCCGATTTTTATTAATTTAATACATAAGCCGGTTTTGGTTATTGGGGGAGGGGATGTTGCTTTAAGAAAGATTGATATGCTTCTTAAGGCTGATGCAAAGATTACTGTCATTGCTTCTAAATTATGTACTGAATTAAAGCACTATCAAAAGTTAAAAAAAATTCAAGTCAAAATAAAGTCCTTTGAGAAAAATGATATAACTCATTCGGTACTTGTTGTTGCAGCGACTGATAATAAAAAAGTTAATTCTCTAGTTTCTAAAACTGCTCAAGCCCTTAATATTCCAGTCAACGTAGTTGATGAGCCTGCGCTTTGTTCATTTACAATGGGGTCGATTATAGATCGATCACCTTTATTAATTACAATTTCTAGCGAGGGCAATGCTCCTGTATTAGCTAAATTTGTTCGTGAAAAAATTGAAGCCTTAATTCCTCATAACTTTAGCAAGCTTGCATCTATCATGGGTTCCATGAGAGATAGCATCAAAGGGCGATATGAAACTACGCAATCGAGAAGAATCTTCTGGGAAAATTTTATTGATCATCCTTTAGTCAGGCAGTTTCTCAACCAAACCAAAAAAATGAGTACTCAGCAATTAATAGCATTGGTAAAAAAGAATGGCATACAAAAAAAACAGGGAGAAGTTTTCTTGGTTGGTGGTGGACCCGGGGACCCAGATTTGCTCACATTTAGAGCTCTCCATTTAATGCAGCGATCAGATGTATGTGTTTATGACAAGCTTGTCAGTAAGGATGTATTAAATCTTGTGAGACGTGATGCAGAATTAATTTACGTTGGCAAGGAAAGAGACAGACATACCTTGCCACAAGACAAAATTAATCAATTGCTCGTAAAGTTAGCAAAAAAAGGCATGCGTGTTTTGCGTTTAAAGGGTGGCGACCCTTTTATTTTTGGCAGAGGCGGCGAAGAAATAGAAATGCTCATGGAGCATAAAATTCCATTTCAAGTCGTACCCGGCATTTCTGCTGCCAATGGCGTCTCAAGTTATGCAGGTATTCCCTTAACGCATAGAGATTATGCGCAGTCTTGCACATTTGTTACAGGGCATATGAAAGATGAAAGATTGACACTTGAGTGGGATTCGCTAGCTAAACCAAATCAGACTATTGTGATTTATATGGGCCTTTTAGCGCTTTCACAAATATGTGTTGAATTAGTAAAACATGGCGCCCCTAAAGATTTACCAATCGCCGTTGTTGAACAAGGCACAACCTCTCAACAGAGAGTGATCACGGGAGCTCTTTCTAATATTGTTCAAAAGGTGAAGAGAGAAAAATTAAAATCACCCTCTCTTATTATTATTGGAAATGTAGTCAAACTTCGAAAGAAATTAAATTGGTTTAATTAG
- the ybeY gene encoding rRNA maturation RNase YbeY has translation MESKPIIAIQDMVHTKPILKKTQCLKWLMSVVDKNAEITIRIVDNDESQNLNNIYRKKKYPTNVLSFLVDDEVHLIGDIVLCAPVIEKEALEQSKKLEAHYAHLIIHGALHLYGYDHENKKDADIMEAKEIKILTGLGYKNPYLIKESKSQ, from the coding sequence ATGGAATCAAAACCGATCATTGCGATACAAGATATGGTGCATACAAAACCGATATTAAAAAAAACACAATGCCTAAAATGGCTTATGTCTGTGGTTGATAAAAATGCTGAGATAACAATTCGAATTGTAGATAACGATGAGTCACAAAACCTAAACAATATATATCGTAAAAAAAAATATCCTACAAATGTACTTTCTTTCCTTGTGGATGATGAGGTTCATTTAATTGGAGATATTGTTCTTTGCGCCCCAGTCATCGAAAAAGAGGCACTTGAACAATCTAAAAAACTTGAGGCCCACTACGCTCATCTTATTATTCATGGCGCACTTCATTTATATGGTTACGACCATGAAAACAAAAAAGATGCTGATATTATGGAAGCTAAGGAAATAAAAATTTTAACTGGGTTAGGCTATAAAAATCCTTATCTTATAAAAGAGAGTAAATCGCAATGA
- a CDS encoding PhoH family protein, producing the protein MEFNLPSDSNRQLSNLCGALDQNLKQIEAAMEVDIVRRGSNFVVNGSSKNVKAAAMLIQKFYKQAGDPIELEDIQLGLVEINKFEEVIKATAEINELKTKRSDLRGRTPRQNAYLNNIQDFDITFGIGPAGTGKTYLAVASAVDAINRDKIKRIVLVRPAVEAGERLGFLPGDLAQKVNPYLRPLYDALYDLAGYDNVHKMIDKSIIEIAPLAYMRGRTLNQSFIILDEAQNTTPEQMKMFLTRIGFGSKAVITGDITQIDLAKGQKSGLIEAKKILSKVKGIAFTHFLSEDVVRHPLVQKIINAYENFEKKESK; encoded by the coding sequence ATGGAATTCAATTTACCTTCTGACAGTAATAGACAGCTATCTAATTTATGTGGTGCATTGGATCAAAACCTAAAACAAATTGAAGCGGCTATGGAAGTCGATATTGTAAGACGCGGATCAAATTTCGTTGTCAACGGTTCTTCAAAAAATGTCAAAGCTGCGGCCATGCTTATTCAAAAATTTTATAAACAAGCAGGTGATCCTATTGAATTGGAAGATATTCAATTAGGTCTTGTCGAAATAAATAAATTTGAAGAAGTGATAAAAGCAACTGCAGAAATTAATGAGCTTAAAACAAAACGAAGTGACCTAAGAGGAAGAACACCAAGACAAAATGCATATTTAAACAATATACAAGATTTTGATATTACTTTTGGAATTGGGCCTGCAGGCACAGGCAAAACATATCTTGCTGTTGCAAGTGCTGTGGATGCCATTAACCGAGATAAAATTAAACGCATCGTCTTGGTCAGGCCTGCTGTAGAAGCTGGGGAGAGATTAGGTTTTCTTCCAGGCGACCTAGCACAAAAAGTAAACCCTTATCTAAGGCCTCTGTACGACGCGCTTTATGATCTAGCAGGTTACGATAATGTCCATAAAATGATTGATAAAAGTATTATTGAGATTGCTCCATTAGCTTATATGAGGGGGCGTACACTAAACCAAAGTTTTATTATTCTAGACGAAGCGCAGAACACAACCCCTGAACAAATGAAGATGTTTTTGACGCGGATTGGCTTTGGTTCAAAAGCTGTAATTACAGGAGATATTACACAAATTGATTTAGCAAAAGGTCAAAAAAGTGGGCTGATTGAAGCAAAGAAAATTTTATCCAAAGTTAAGGGTATTGCATTTACTCACTTCTTATCTGAGGATGTAGTCAGGCATCCACTTGTCCAAAAAATTATCAATGCTTATGAAAACTTCGAGAAGAAAGAAAGTAAGTAA